In Bacillus pumilus, the sequence AGCTGCTCGTCCTCTGACATTGCAGGAAGTTGATCTTTCAGCTGCAGCTCTCGGTATTTCTGTCCGCTTGTATTAAAGAATTTCTTCAGCTCTAAACCGCTCTTTTCGTAAAGTGCTTTTAGGGTTTCTTTATCAGGCGTCTCTTCGACGATATGTATGCTGTTGATGTCTTTATTGTGTTCTTCCAGCCACTTTTTTGCTTTTCGGCATGTACCGCAAGATGGGTATTCGTAAAAATCTAAAGCCACCATTTTCACCTCCTGCAAATTGTGACAACATTTTATCACAAAATATTTTAAAAACCTAAATGTATGCTTACAAAAAGGTGCGGAGTACACTCCACACCTTTCGAACCGTTTTTACACGATATATTTCTCTGCTTCAAAGATTCGTTTCGCCACCTCACGCTTTTTAGCAATGACATTGATCGGCGTGAATCTTGTCAGTTTACGAAGGGCTGACAGACTCATACGGAGTGAATCTCCTTCTTCCATCGCGATCAATGATTCTTTTGCGTGGGCTTCAATCTTTAAAAAGGCTTCCTGCGTGAAAATTTGTGTGTAGGCGAGCTTTTGAGCGTTCTTTTCTGGGCCTGATGCAGCGATGGCTTTTTCTGTACGCAGGATCGCCGATTCAGCAGCAAACAGTTCATTGACGATATCTGCTATGTTCACAAGGATTTCTTGCTCTTTGTCTAATGCTTTCCCATATTTCATCGCTGCCATGCCTGCCACCATCAAGGCGATCTTTTTCGCATGGACGAGCAAATATTTTTCTTGATCGAGCGGCTGATCACCTGGTTCTTCCGGCATCATCATCATCAGCTCTTCCTGCAAGGTTTGCGCTTTTTGAAGAAGAGGAAGCTCCCCTTTCATCGCTTTCTTCAAGAATGTGCCTGGTACAAGTAAACGGTTAATTTCGTTCGTTCCTTCAAAAATACGGTTAATTCGTGAGTCACGATAGGCTCTTTCGACTTCGTATTCTTGCATGAAACCATATCCGCCATGAATCTGCACACCTTCATCCACAATGTAATCGAGTGTTTCAGAGCCAAGCACTTTACAAAGAGAGCATTCAATTGCATATTCTGCAATGGATTGCGCAATTTGTTTCCCGTCCTTTTGCTCTTCTTCACTTAATAGACCCATCCGCTGTTCAAATAGCCCCACTGTGCGGTAAACAGCACTTTCCATGGCATAGAGCTTTGCTGACATGTTAGCTGCTTTTTCACCAATTAAGCTAAATTGAGAAATCGGTGTTTTGAACTGCTTACGCTGGTTCGCATATTCTGCTGATAATTGAATGACCCGTTTTGACGCACCGATTGTGCCGACTGCCAGCTTATAGCGTCCGATATTCAAAATGTTAAAGGCAATGACATGGCCTCTGCC encodes:
- a CDS encoding arsenate reductase family protein, with the protein product MALDFYEYPSCGTCRKAKKWLEEHNKDINSIHIVEETPDKETLKALYEKSGLELKKFFNTSGQKYRELQLKDQLPAMSEDEQLELLASNGMLIKRPITTDGKRVTVGFNEDTFKSVWK
- a CDS encoding acyl-CoA dehydrogenase family protein is translated as MKAMEDVKKGGSFLIDETNYEHIFTPEDFSDEHQMIGKTTEDYILQDVVPHIDQIENHEFEHSVRLLKKAGELGLLGADVPEEFGGLGLDKISSAIITEKFARAGSFSLSYGAHVGIGSLPIVLFGNQTQKETYLPGLASGETIAAYALTEPGSGSDALGAKTTAVLNEAGTHYVLNGEKQWITNSAFADVFVVYAKIDGEHFSAFIVEKDFPGVKTGPEEKKMGIKGSSTRTLILEDAEVPKENLLGEAGRGHVIAFNILNIGRYKLAVGTIGASKRVIQLSAEYANQRKQFKTPISQFSLIGEKAANMSAKLYAMESAVYRTVGLFEQRMGLLSEEEQKDGKQIAQSIAEYAIECSLCKVLGSETLDYIVDEGVQIHGGYGFMQEYEVERAYRDSRINRIFEGTNEINRLLVPGTFLKKAMKGELPLLQKAQTLQEELMMMMPEEPGDQPLDQEKYLLVHAKKIALMVAGMAAMKYGKALDKEQEILVNIADIVNELFAAESAILRTEKAIAASGPEKNAQKLAYTQIFTQEAFLKIEAHAKESLIAMEEGDSLRMSLSALRKLTRFTPINVIAKKREVAKRIFEAEKYIV